From Impatiens glandulifera chromosome 7, dImpGla2.1, whole genome shotgun sequence:
TGGTGCTGGGAAAGCCGAAAATCATTCTTTGGAGTGATCTTGCAAGATAAATGTGATGTTATGTTGTTTAGTAGGAAATGttaattatgtattttcttGTTTATAAGAATCACAATAGGGGTAAAAAGTGAACCATTTTGTGTatgatcattatttttttcttttttgggaTTATTAACCATGAACAATTTTAATGGCCCATTTCTCATTTTGGTAAAATTATTATCTCAATTGTACAATTTGGGTATATTGTATTGAAATTGTTGTTGTAAGAAATTATGTAGATTCCCTAGGGATAATTTATTTTCCACCTACTTTACTTTTTAAGCATATCAATAAATCTTTGAAATATGTTAGAACAATAATTTAATCCTAATCGCATTTTTTTAAAGCAAAACCATTTATGTAAaactaaaatgatatatttattttaaacaatgtaaaaatgtatttttttttgttaaaaaaaagttaagattAGGATTAGGGCTCCAAATGAGCTGTTGTTTGTGAACTGCTCGGTTAATGCtcgatttgagtttgattttatCAAGTTCGAGTCGAACCGACTCATATAAtattcgagttcgagctcatataatatatttattttttagaaaactcatataatatttactcGATGACCTTGTCCAACTTTTTCGAgcatgataataaataatatatttttatttattttaatattaaaatttaaaataaatatttttttttcacaaatatttgaaaatttaattttagtttaattttttcgAGTCGAGTTTGTAAGTAaagagtcgagctcgagctcaaatttataaactcgttcgagctcgagttcgaatCGAACTAAATAATACTTAATCGAATCCAACTCAAGGCTTAACTCGGTTTCACTCGTTTGGTGCCTTACTAGACCAAAAGATATATGCTTAATTGAGCTTTATTTTGAGTCTAtgaacaaaaatttattttcacttggtaattaattttggtaattttattttgtttatatcgTAATTTTGGTACTTTACCTCTCATACTTTTTCTGTTGGCAACATTGTCCTTCGTATGGAGTACTTATTACATTTTTACCATTCTTCTCTTCATTCCCAATCCATCTCAATATGCCCTCAATTTcataatcttcttcatcttcttcctccagTTCACTCTCCGACCTTCTCAATCAGTTTTTGACGACCGATTTACAGTCATTTTTCATTAACTCTTCATCCAGGCCTACGGTATCCTCCTCGTCGCTTGCAACTGCCGCCGTGAACATCGCCGCCTCCATCTGCTTCTTGATTCTAGCCTGCATCGTTAGCCTCTCCTTCGCTTCAGCTACACAAAAGACTCTCGACTGCAAAAAAggtaatgaaaaagaaaaacagaTTTGTATgttcttttttattatgtaGATTGATTTCGTATCAACTGATCGATTCTCTTTTTAGATTCTATTCGATTGTAGAGGTTAATATAAGAGAATCATATTCATGTTTAGAAAATACGAAGGGATTCCATATTCATTGAGTCATAGTCGCGTGCATGAATCGTGATGTTTAACAGGacgatgtattttttttttaaaattcttattctGAAAAATGTTTGGAGACGAAATCGTTTTGTTAGATCTTTACGTTCTTCTTATGGAGATTTCTGAAATATAAGTTATGTTCAGTTTCTACAGTAGTGTTCGAGTGCTTTTACTAATTGATAGGGTTGTATATAATCAGTACTCAGTATGGATGCTTCATTTTTTAAGATGAACATATGAAAAGAATGTGGCATGGATAGTTTCTTAAAATTAGAAGCTGGAGAAGGACAACGTCATTCCTGGATCTTTATGAAACCACGGGCAATGAGCCCTCATTTTTCGAGTGCCAGCAATGGTTCAGTCTCTTTAACTACTCGAAAGCACAAAGAATTATACTAAGTTGCTTTTGTGCAAAGAATATTGTATTGgatattttttcaaaagtaGAAGTTGGAGACGATACACCACTGATCATTCTTAAGTGACTTGTGGGCAAAGAATTGGGTATGGATATTAATTCAACAGTAGAGAAGTTGGAGAAAATTCACAAATAATCATACTAAGTGACTTTTGTTCAAAGAAGGGGGTATGGATATAGACTTACCAGTAGAAGCTCGAGAAAAATACACAAATAATTATACTAAGTGGCTTCTATGCAAATAATGGGTTGTGGATACTGACTCAATACTCATCGCCCCTATCCCTAAGTGTTGAATGGGAAATTCTGATAGAATGGCTTGGTATTTTTCTCCAGTGATCTTTTTTATGTGATACTCAAGTCACTCTAGACTAAGTCTCAACTTGCAATATCAAtgatataattcaattattgattttgatgtcTCTGTGTATCTGTTTTTTATTAGTAGAAATTGTTTATggagtgttttatttttattttcttaattgtttCAATGATATTTGGTGTAAATGTGCTTCTATTTATTGTCGCCGGAACTAACTATTGTTTGCATTGTATAAAGTGATTGAGTTTGCTTCCTCATTATGAAAGTGGTCTGTAGATGATTAACTTATTGGAAAACAAATTATGGATTTATGGTTAAGCTTTGTGGGAgttatgaaattaatatttcatttatatttgtatattctCTAGTTACTTCCTTAAGAATGAAGTTAAGGTGGAAAGAGTTGTTCACAACCATATTGCAATCACATAAAGAGAGAAATGGCTTTTACTAGAGCAGGTAGCTAGCTTTTTCATATGTTTGAAGATTTGTTAATTCTGGAATGTGTAGATAGTTAGGCATATGAACGTTCTGGAGCAATCTTGGACTTTCGTCATAGTAGGTAGATATAGTTTTGTCCATTTCTCCATTTTTAACTAGTTTCCTTTTTACTTTGGGATGATTCCTTTCAGTCTGTATTTCCCTCCTTTGTTAGAAATATGTTGTGAATACATAAtgagttattttttttgtaacgGTTAATGTCAGTTGGAAATATTTTCAGCACTGATTTCTTTTGTTATGTTGTCGTATCCAAGTTCATATTCTCCTCACCATCAACAACATAGTCAACCACACTTTTATACCGCTTCTTAATTTCAAACTGTTCAGAAAAAAAACTGTTCTCAATCACAACTACACTTTTTCTAAGCATACCCCATTTGAAACACTTAGGCCTTATTAGATctaggtttatttgaataactaagTGGTTATTTTCAACCTTCTTTGATGTTGTTACTGAAAATTAGAGATATCAATATAAGATGAAAAaagatattgtttttaaaaaaaacaaataaagggtattttggttgatgatttgaaattttgaagatgtgattgatgagtAAGATTGTTGATTGTACAGTGAGTTATTTGGAATTAAtacaaataacccacatcaagcAAGGCCTTATTGTTTGGTGTATCTGGATCTATATGCATACCATAGATAGATTCAAAatcttatttatgttttgtatcTAGAAATGATCCAGATACAGGTAAAAACCCAATAATTGTGTGTTTTGATAGGGTAAAATTGGAATTGAGGTCCAGTTCTGCTGTTTGTTCAGGGATTTAAATGCAGgaattgaatttagaatttaaattatgatggaattaaataaacatattctTTTAGTCTTCAATTCTGATGTACTTAGGTCTGAATTCTAATTCCTAAAGTCCCCGTCAGCTGGTTCCTCCATCCATTCCTGCAGTCCTGCTGCTTCTCTTTTCTCTTCCATCCTTCTTCCCGCAGCTAATGCTAAAGATGTGAACCTTCACAATTGTTCTGCTTCTAGCGTTAACGACAGAGGTGAAGTCTATGGTGACATCATCTTCTAGCAGTCCTGGATTAATTGTCTGATTCGATTTACAAATCTCGCTATTTTTGGCTTACTATCTTCTTTAATTTTGAATCATCATTGGTCTTCTCAATTGAAGGTTTAAGTTCTGTGGTTAGGAGCCTTTTCACATCCAGCTCTATCTTGTCCAATTCTCCTCCATAGGGTGATTCAATTGGTGTAATCAAAGCGAGtctttagattttattatttgagttAAGCATGCAAACATGTTCTCCTGTTATGTCAATCTTATCACTGAACTGAAGCCCATATCTATGGTCAATCTAACTATTGATCTAAACTCCTTCATCTATCTTCTCCTGCATTATCCTCCATTAAACCATCCTAGATGTAGCCCATGACTATTGTCAATAGAGAAATTACTTTGAAAAAAAGACAGGCTACACAAAAACAAACCCAAGAATAGTTGAAAAATCCTTATTCTCATTGAGGAATTCATGAGTACAAATAATTGCTTCATTTGATATATAGATGAATCCATTGTAAAACTGAATCTAAACATATAGTAACATAGATTAGAGTTTTTATTCTAATTCTAGGAGCTAACTAGTATTATCAACTCTAAGGTTATATGTTTTCAATTATTTGTTAGTAGAAAATGAGTGATGTTTgtataagagaaaaataatctcttttttttttccatttctataagataggaattgaattgaattcaaTGCTGATACTTATATATATCTGCGTGTTCTGATTGATGTGCTTGTTTGTGCATATGAACTCTCAAATTGCAGGGTTGCTCAATAATCAATTAAGGAGACTAAAATGGAAGATGTGATTACAGCCCCTGCCCCGCCTTCACGGTTCTTTCTAGATGATCTGAACAACTTTGCTTCTCCATCACCACCCCTTCCGTCGCCATTTCTATTGTTCTCTTCGCCCACTGACCTTCAGACCCCACTTCGCCCTCCCCTCCTCATCATCGCTGTCTCATCACcatcccttcagatatttttcAATCTCTCTAAGAAGACCCATATCGGAACTCTTATCCTTCCTGAAATACCCTTCTCTGGAAACTCCATAGAACCTTCTCTTGGAGATAAATCCTGCAATATTTATTCCATGGATGAAATCATGATAGTAACCGTTCAATATTCAGTTGCAGCAGAGAGATCGCACGCAGTTGCGAAGCTGTTAATTGGCGGCGGGCAGATTGTTCCGGAAAGGGTGTTGATTTTGGACACAGTCCAGAACAAGAATTACCGCGGAAAGCTTTCCCCAGATGAGAGTATTGCTTTTAAGTTGGAAACTTCTGTTGAGAGGAAGAGGATTAACGATGAACAAGCCATTGTCAAAGGAATAGGAGGATATTTCCCTTCTGGAAGTGTTTTAGATGGTTTGGCGGCTGCTCTTATTGGTAGGTGTGAGGTTAAGAAGATAAAAGGCGCGCTCTTTGTTTCATGGCCGGAGACTGGTCGGCCTGTGCTGTCTTTACTCAAGACTCTACTGACGGATGTCTTGCCTAGCTCGCGACAGAAGGAAATTGGTATCGCGATTGAGGAACTGACTGAACAAGCTGGTCGGGTTAAAAGGAATCGCCTTGATTCAGAGCTTTATACTTAGACTGACTGACTTGTTTCAGAGATTTCTATTATTGCCCGTCTTTCCTTGCTTGTTTTTGAGAGATTTTGATCCTGTTTATGATGCTTTAAACTTTGTCAACTTAGGCTGCTGAACTTTATAATACAGAAATAGGAGTATAAATGGTAGCATTTTATGCTTCTGTTTATTTCTGATGGAGAGATTTTGATCTTGTTTCTAATTTCAAAAGTATATGGTGGTCCATCTATTTGAATGCAATGAATTGTCCCACTTTAGAGTTTCTTTAAAGTCCATATATTCAAGAATAAATGTCTTATTTAAGATTCTCATTAAGCTATGATTTTAAGGAGTATGGTTGTCATGGTCATCTTAGAAAACTTACATTTGacaaaaaataaacttttttaccAAAAAGGAAAAATATGGTTTTgtttcacataaaaaaaaatgtttatcatAATCTATCCCTAATTATATTTGTCAATGAGTATCAATTCATTGAATCACACTACTTAATAGGTTATAGGTACTCCTCTATGTTCGAATTATCCTTGTGCCTCCCGGAGAGGGCACAGGGTGATCAGATCACAGAGGACCCTGACTCAGTCTGAACGAGCTTAcgaaagaattttttttaatagcatttatttttggaaatacTATCATGATCCtatgataagaaaaaaaaaattgacacaaGTTAAAACTGATAGTGACTTTGATTTGGTTAAGATTGTTTTCTGAATCACAATTCATATTTTGCCACATCCAAATTAATCTAAATTCAAACCTAGATTTAAactaaaattgataaaaaaaagtttttctGAGTAGAACCCATTATAAATTTTAcgaaataaactaattaagttggtgaagaaataaactaattaagttgGTGAAGAAGTTGGAATAACTATGAAACATCAATGTGAAAAAGGCAATATGTATTTTAGGTCCATCTGCTTgccaaaactaaaattaaattattcagaGAAAATTCTCTTCCTTAAGAAACAATTAATTTCAAAGACCAAACAAAAACATATcataatgaatgaataaattaatctGTCTAACTATATCTTGTAAAATTGGGTTTAGAAACTAGAAATATTTTGCCCACCAACCAGACCATAATATTAGTTACATCCTCTCTTGACTAACAGAAATCTCTATTAATAGATTAGCAAGTTATAAATTACTCCAATGTAgaaattaagataattattaatGGCACCTTCTTCTAGCTCTAGTATCTCTCAATTACTAATTGTGCTTATTCTACTCAAATTCTCAATTTACAATGTTGCGATATTCATCAATAGTGTTGATCCCCGTTCTCTATCGTTGGATTACTACAAAGAAACATGTCCAAATGTTCTAGACATTGTAAAAACAGAGATGGAATGCGCTGTTCTATCTGATCCACGTAATGCAGCCTTAATCCTCCGCCTCCATTTCCATGATTGCTTTGTTCAGGTCATCCAAAGTTCCTAATTAGGCTTAATtcaattatcataaaaaaactgACTTTAATTCTAATTGAAGGGATGCGACGGGTCAGTTTTGTTGGATGATACAGCAACATTGAAAGGCGAAAAGACAGCATCCATCAATAAAGATGGTCTTAAAAATCAAGGCTTTATAATCATAGATAGGATCAAGAACAAACTTGAATCTGAATGCCCTGGCATTGTATCTTGTGCAGACATCCTAGCCATCGCAGCAAGAGATGCCACTCTTCTCGTACGAATAGAATCTATTACATAATGTtgatttagaaagaaaatatttgattttgaatttggaTATTACAGGTTGAGGGACCATATTGGGATGTTCCAGTTGGAAGATTGGACTCGAAAAAGGGTGGTTATAGTCTTGTTGATGAAAATCTTCCTGCTGCTAATGAAAATCTTGTCTCAATTATCTCAAAGTTTCTATATCAAGGCCTTTCTGTCACTGATATGGTTGCTCTTTCAGGTATACATAGTTAATTATGAATGGAATTCATCATTTATGGGAATGAATAATAATGGTTTTTTTTGCAGGTGCTCATACAATTGGAATGGGGAGATGTGAGAATTTCAGGTCAAGAATTTATGGTGATTTTGAAGCAACTTCTGGGTATAATCCAACTTCTGAAGCTTATGTAAAGAATTTAAGATCTATTTGTCCAGCTGATGGTGGAGATGATAATGAAGAAGCTGCCATGGATTACTATTCACCTAACCATTTtgataattctttctatcataTACTTTTAAGAGGGGAAGGATTATTGAACTCTGATCAAGAACTTTACTCTAGTGTGTTTGGGATTGAAACCAAGAAGTTGGTCAAGAGATATGCTGATGATAATGTTGCTTTTTTCGACCAATTTTCGATTTCCATGGTGAAAATGGGAAATATTACCAACCCTGAAACTTATAATGTTGATGGTGGAGAAGTGAGGAAGAATTGCAGATTTGTTAACACATGATTATTACAAGTTTgtcaattaaaaaaagtttatactAAGAAGAAAATTACTTCATGAGACCATCCTTTTTCCACTTTAGCTATTGTAATGAGTTTATATGCACCATTAATTGATCATCGTGATTTATTTCtgttactattttttattgataattttcatGCATGAATACTTATGATTATCCTTACTTTggttatgtaatattttttacttgtTAAAATTGAAGTATTTCACTGGAAAGTATAACATTGAgttgtaataattttaatgtttttttttatggagTCTTGTAATCACTgtgttaataaaattgttgtccattttcaaaatataatcttcttttaaaaaaaataaaatcattggtAATAATAGGATAGACTTcaataaaataatctaaaatatcatttatttcgTACTAATAGGATAGACTTCaataagataatttaaaataacatttatttcataataataggATAGACTTCAAtagatatattcttaatatgttttttaactcaaataattcTCAATTTAATAACTTGATTTTTAAGAATCTCATAGATTTGTAATTTttcctataaaaaaaactttagaagttttaatatataatgataataaattattttttaaaattaaataagccCAATAAACTCGAGCAGCCCAATtccctaatttaaaaaataaataaataaaaaaatctcccACTTTTTTCCTTTACttctattttctttcttattatcTGTTTcattcaatatttataataataataataaaatagtacagttcaaataaaaatattttgattaataaattaaataatataattaatgaaaagagaggaaaattatgtttaaattatttaaataattacaaaataactCAGGATCAATTAGATTCTTTTGCCCAAAGCTTCTAATCAAATGTAgtatctttttttaatattattcatccatagttgaataattttgttaaaataaaaaactcagaaaagtagaaaaaaagaaacaataacaatttaaagaaaaacaagaGATTGGGTGGAGAAGGCCCAAAAGAAAAAGGTAAAGAATatacaacataaataataaagaattagaCCTCATGAAATATCTACAACATAGATTTAAGAACTTTTGTCCGCATAGATAACACTTTAGAATTATAACTACTATTttattatagtaaaaaatatgCAATATTCATATAATCTCACTTTATAATAGTTGTGATGGGTATCACTATTTGCAAATTAGAAACCCTTTTGCACATATAAAGAAATTAGATGTGTGGAATTTTCTGACAGACTAACTCAGTCAGCTTGAACTTAatctcgactcgattaagtatttattaactCGACTCGAAATCGAGTTCaaacaagtttataaatttgagctcgagctcgactcgactatttacttAGAAACTCGGCTCGACTTGAAAAACTTGAACTAacattaaattttcaaatattttttcaatattaaaaataaataaataaaatattatttattatcagacTCGAAAAAACTCGACAAGTCATCGAGCAAATATTACAATAGCTCAAGCTCAACTCGAACTtagtcaaagtcaagctcaagacGAGTTTTGACCGAGCGGCTTGTAAGCGACTCAAGAACAACTTAACTTATTTGTCGCCCTAGTCACCTCCTCCCATgtaatttctaaaatataaatatagatttaaTAAAATGGTATTCTATGAAGTAGGTTGAGAATAAgactacaaaaataataaaatgggaAAATAATATATCTACCCAAGTTggtaaaaaaaagtcaataaaaagaaatataacatAACATCAAGGCTCcacaaatttgaaaaatgttttttttactgTCTAAACATCTCCAAAATATCACCTAACACAATATTCTTATCAATTCAAACAAAGATTGAAAAAGAAAGGAAGAGATTATagttaaaacattttcaattctcatgattaaaatattcaccataaaataattaatttgtggcACTATTTGCAATTTTTATTTTCCCATcaatctaattttaaattttacattaagtTAATTCTCTTAGTATGTTTTTCAAATGGTTGGAGTATTGACAATTGAAAAATGTCTAATTGTAAAAATCAATGGAGGGTTAGAAATATTGATTTTAGTGAGAATCTccataaaataattgttttttattattattattttgttttttttttattattttattttttggttttcTTTGTGATTTTCTTTAATGATATCCCTATTTTGTTTTGAGGATGTTTGGTGACATTTTGGATCACttgttttgtattatttttgtcgATAAGATTAAACAACTTTCATCGATTTATATTATAATGcatgaactttttttttaaaaaaataataaaataaaaaagttatattattgtttttatcaaTAAGGGATGCTCTTTTACTTGTAAAAGCCTCATAAACCCCTTTATATCTCAATATTCAATTGCAAATgtaacaataattgaatatgTCCAGCCGATCCATTTAAAGTCCAATTACTTCTGGATTCATTGAATTGTTGAATGTAGATTTTTCTTGATCAACTCTCTTACTCATATCATTTAGAGAGTGATTCAAttcaatcttttaaaaaaagaatgtattaaaattaattttgagcaatggtaaaatattaataaagaaataactAAATGAGGATAGCTTACAACAAATAATTTTCATTCTAATTAGCTTGGTAATAgctttataacttttttaaatattcaataaataatattgaaattagcATTCTCACCGTATCCTCCAGTAATTTGTATGTTTTTAagtatcttaattatatatatcaggTAGCGTTTTACCAACCTTCCACTAATGACAATATTTAGTGTCGCTTAACATATTGAGTAAAAACttttatgacatttattttattggtTCATTCGGGCCGATTCTACTACATCACTCATccttatgaaattaaaataaacttttttttgtaaacatctaaaaaaaattgaatgatcgttaaaaaaattctatatattgatatttttattgttataaaattttcatattggTAGCAATCGAGGGAAAGGGAAAATGGTAATCGGGGCCCTCGAACGGGAAGGAAGCCAAATCGAGGAGGAGAtcgaggaggaggaagaagtgGAGGTCTGGAAAGACTTCTCTTTGGCGATCCTAGTTGAGCT
This genomic window contains:
- the LOC124910282 gene encoding uncharacterized protein LOC124910282; the protein is MEDVITAPAPPSRFFLDDLNNFASPSPPLPSPFLLFSSPTDLQTPLRPPLLIIAVSSPSLQIFFNLSKKTHIGTLILPEIPFSGNSIEPSLGDKSCNIYSMDEIMIVTVQYSVAAERSHAVAKLLIGGGQIVPERVLILDTVQNKNYRGKLSPDESIAFKLETSVERKRINDEQAIVKGIGGYFPSGSVLDGLAAALIGRCEVKKIKGALFVSWPETGRPVLSLLKTLLTDVLPSSRQKEIGIAIEELTEQAGRVKRNRLDSELYT
- the LOC124910487 gene encoding LOW QUALITY PROTEIN: peroxidase 11 (The sequence of the model RefSeq protein was modified relative to this genomic sequence to represent the inferred CDS: substituted 5 bases at 5 genomic stop codons); amino-acid sequence: MAPSSSSSISQLLIVLILLKFSIYNVAIFINSVDPRSLSLDYYKETCPNVLDIVKTEMECAVLSDPRNAALILRLHFHDCFVQVIQSSXLGLIQLSXKNXLXFXLKGCDGSVLLDDTATLKGEKTASINKDGLKNQGFIIIDRIKNKLESECPGIVSCADILAIAARDATLLVEGPYWDVPVGRLDSKKGGYSLVDENLPAANENLVSIISKFLYQGLSVTDMVALSGAHTIGMGRCENFRSRIYGDFEATSGYNPTSEAYVKNLRSICPADGGDDNEEAAMDYYSPNHFDNSFYHILLRGEGLLNSDQELYSSVFGIETKKLVKRYADDNVAFFDQFSISMVKMGNITNPETYNVDGGEVRKNCRFVNT